The DNA window CCGCGATAAAAAGTTGCGTGAGTTATTGGCCTATCAACCCCAATAAGCGGCGACTTGTCGATAAATTACCTGTGGGCAGCGAGCTGCGCGCGTGAAAAACAATAAAGAGAAGACTATGAAAAAGCATTCAATCTTAACCTTGCTTGCGTTGGCTTTGCTGGCAGGGTGCAATGGTCAAGACACAGAGCCTAGCGAGCAGGCCGAAGTGGTCAAAGAGCAAAAGCCGCTTACGGTTGAAGAGAAGACTGCGGCAAAAAATGCCCAGCAATGGGAAGATGGCCGCGTGTACATCACAGAGCATAACTATGTGATTTACGATAAAGACACAGGTAAGCCGCGCCATTTTGTGTTTAAAGCCAAAGAATGGCCGCGAGAAGATCTCAATAATAAAGACTCGTACGATTTGCCGCGTGTGGTGTTTCGCTGGGATAATGCCCGTAATGAAGCAGAAGATCACTATGACCAGCGCGATAAAGTGTGGAGCATTAAAACCGATGGCACCGACCTTCGCTTGGTGGCCGATGAGTTTGTTGGTCGAGTGACTTTAATGCGTATGTCACCCAATAATCGCTATTTAGCGCTGGCCTATTCCGCCGAAGAAGGCATGTTTAAGGTAATAAAAGATCTTAAAACTGGTGAGTATATCGAGCTTGGCCGCTCGCGTGGTTACCCCGAGTTTTTATGGGCCGAAGACAGCAGCTATCTCTACTATGTGGATAAATTTAAAGACTGGAAATACACCCTAAGCAGCGGCGAAAAGCAGCAAGTCGAGACCAAGTTTAATGAATATTCAACCATCTATAATGGCAAGCGTGTGGTGGCCAATGAGTTTGGTGTGGCGGTATATGATGAAGCCAAAGATAAGTTTCTATTTGGGGTTGGAGTTGATCCTGATAAAGATAATCTTCAAGATTACGAATTTCGTAAAAGAAGCATTAGCCCTGCAGGTCGATATGTATGGGCTGAAACCCGTAAACGCCGTTATTTAATTGATGTAGAAAATAAAACGTTTCAATCAGAAGAAATTATTCCGCGAGCTATGGGTAAGCTACGCTATTTTGAGATTCTCGGTAAAGATGCTAACTACATCCGTGAAGGTGCGGCTAGGGCGCTGATGAGTAAGCTATCACAAGATAAGGAACTGATTACCTATCAGAAATGGAAGCAAATTGGTACAGGGCATAGTGCGACGGGATCATCGCTTTATAATGCCTTTGCCAATAATGGCGACTTTGTTAAGGGAGAAACGTTATGAGTCAAGC is part of the Vibrio aquimaris genome and encodes:
- a CDS encoding Tricorn protease domain-containing protein is translated as MKKHSILTLLALALLAGCNGQDTEPSEQAEVVKEQKPLTVEEKTAAKNAQQWEDGRVYITEHNYVIYDKDTGKPRHFVFKAKEWPREDLNNKDSYDLPRVVFRWDNARNEAEDHYDQRDKVWSIKTDGTDLRLVADEFVGRVTLMRMSPNNRYLALAYSAEEGMFKVIKDLKTGEYIELGRSRGYPEFLWAEDSSYLYYVDKFKDWKYTLSSGEKQQVETKFNEYSTIYNGKRVVANEFGVAVYDEAKDKFLFGVGVDPDKDNLQDYEFRKRSISPAGRYVWAETRKRRYLIDVENKTFQSEEIIPRAMGKLRYFEILGKDANYIREGAARALMSKLSQDKELITYQKWKQIGTGHSATGSSLYNAFANNGDFVKGETL